In Alnus glutinosa chromosome 7, dhAlnGlut1.1, whole genome shotgun sequence, the sequence TGcgtttgggttttctttggggTTTTGTAAGCTGATTTCCAactgtgtttcttcttcttggttctCTGTGGTTATGAATGGCACTTCTAAGGCTGGTAGGGGTCTTCGCTAGGGGGATCCTTTatccccttatttatttattttggtggaGGAGGTGTTTTCAAGATTGTTGCGGAAGAAAGTTCAGGATGGGACTATTGGATATTATTTGCAGCCTAGAAAGGGCCTGTTAATATCCCATTTGCTTTATGCAGATGATATGGTTATTTTTTGGACTGGTAGAAAGAAAGATGTGAGGAGCATTTTAGAAGTTCTTGATATCTATGCCCAGTGGTCTGGGCAAGTGGTCAACGCCTCGAAGTCATCTATATTTTTCTCCAACCGTATTCCAGATTCTAGTTTTTCGATGGGGAATTTCCCAATGCGATATTTGGGGGTTCCCATTTTCTCTGGTAGGGTTAAATCTTGGTATTTTGATGGCTTGTtggttaaaatttctaaaaagatTGAGGGTTGGAAGATGAGATATCTTTCTGCTGGTGCCAGATTACTTCTCTGATTAAGCACGTTCTTTCAAGTTTGCTGGTGCATTTATTATCAGTCTTACCAGTGCCCAAGCAAATATTTGGGAAGAACGTTTTTCTAGGGTTCGTCTGAAGGAAGGCCAAAGAGGAAATGGGTGAGTTGGGAATCTGTTTGTAGGCCCATGGATGAAGGCGGCGTGGGGATCAGAAATATTATGGATGTCTACAGCTCCCTTCAATCCAAATTTGCCTGGAAATTCCTCTCGGAGGATACCTTATGGTCGCGTTTCTTTAAAGCCAAGTACGTGAAGAATCAACATTTTTCCCTTGTGGATTCCTCTAAAGGCTCTA encodes:
- the LOC133873282 gene encoding uncharacterized protein LOC133873282; its protein translation is MIMNRLSAILRRLVSEEQGAFLPSRSIFENISLTQELVQDINKPIRGGNIMMKIDMAKAYDTVDWEFLLKVLNAFGFSLGFCKLISNCVSSSWFSVVMNGTSKADDMVIFWTGRKKDVRSILEVLDIYAQWSGQVVNASKSSIFFSNRIPDSSFSMGNFPMRYLGVPIFSGRVKSWYFDGLLVKISKKIEGWKMRYLSAGARLLL